The following nucleotide sequence is from Pedobacter sp. PACM 27299.
CAACATCAAGGTCAACGGTTTCTTTTATAATAAAGCCCGCCTTTTTATAAAACTCAGCAGATTTATTGTCACGGTGTACATTTAATTCCAGGCTTTTCCCACCTGCTGCTTTTACCTGCTGAAAAATTTCGTTGATTAGGAATTTACCGACGCCCAATCCGTGAACTTCCGGCAGCACATACAGTTTATGCAGTTTATAGGTCTCCTGACTATCACCCAGTTTAGAATAGGAAGCAAAACCTACATCTTTCGACTCAATTTCTGCAATCAGAAAAGTGTATCCTTCCAGCAGCTGGTCTAGCAAAACACCTCTGTTATACATCATTTCTAACATATAGACGATTTGCTCCTGACTGAGGATGCCATTATAGGTAGGCACCCAAGTAGTTTTTGCAATCTCCTGTATGGAGGGCAGGTCTTTTTCTTTTCCTTTTCTGAGCAGGATCATAACTTCTCGCTGATGAATAAATAACTGTTGTTGAAATCGAAAGTTACGAAGCCATCATTGATCACCACGAAATCTCCGTTTTCATCTTGTTTCAAGTTGCTGGTTTCAAAATAGGAAAGGACTTCAATATGGAACACACTGCCTTTGGGTTTCCACACGGAAAATCCAGACTTTATCGCATACGCTTTTTCCGTTGCGGTGAATATTACAATATTGATCTCATCAATATAACTGCCCAGTTCTCTCAGCTTGGCCTTGGTATCAATCACATTAACTGCCGAATACTTTTCTTTGATCAAGTAGTCCAATACCTCGTCCAATGCTTCTCCTTTTGCAGGAATGACTTTCGTATTTTCCTGAACAAATTCCTGGTCGGCAGCGTTCACTACAATGTCTACTTTTAGTCCGAGGCTAACTATTTTCTCATACAGTGTGGCATTGACAATTAATGTCGGGCTCCACTCCAATAGCTGGCCTAGATATTCCTCATTGAACTCACCCAGATCATGGATATATAATGCTGGTTCTTGTTTTTCTCTAACGATGTGATGTGATGACATAAAGCAAATATATTGTATTTTTTTTCTTATTTTCGTTTAACTTACAAGACGCCTCTTCACCACATAGTCAGCCGTAACCAATGGACGATCAGCAGCAGCAAATTATAAAAAATTGGAAGTTATTAGCGGAAGGCGAAAAACAAGGCCTTTATGCTTGTTTCAGCTATTTTTATGATGACCTCTATCGATTCGGGCTGTCCTTATACAGAAACCCGGAATTGATTAAAGAAAGCATACAAAATCTGTTTATTGAACTGTGGCAAATTCGCGAAAAATTAAAGGAAGTGAATAATATACAGCAATATGTATTCACAATTTATAAGCGAATTATTTTCAAAACCAATCAAACATTTGTGAGCAGTACCACTGGAGATGAGGTTTCTTTAGACGATATAGAAGAGCGGTTTATTTCAGAGAGTTCGTATGAAAGTATTTTAATTGCCAGTCAGGAAGATGAGCATTTAAAAAAGAGACTGTTATATGCACTAAGCTGTTTAACGCCCCGGCAAAAGGAGATCATTCAGCTCAGGTACTTCGACTGCCTGTCTTTTAAAGAGATTGCAGAGCGTACTTCATTGACAGAGCGGACGGTTTATAACACACTTCACAATGCGGTGAATGTGCTGCGGGAATTACTGCTGTTCTTGTGTTTAGTGATGAGCGGCGAGCAGTGGTAGTATAGCTGGGCGCTGTGTAAATGCATGGTAAAAGAAAAAGAGGGTTTCCCCTCCTTTTCTATACGAGCATTAATTTTCATTGTTTGATCCTATCTAAAATTCAAACCAGTGGAGTTGCACCTGCCTTCAGATTGTTCTCATTTCAGATTCTTTTTATTTCAGGTCTTTAGCGATCGTTCCCATTAGCGAGTTCGCTCCTAATACATCGTAATCTGCCGCCCATAAATAAGCACCTTTAAATCCGGCAGACTTAATATACTTTGCTTTTTTCTCTATTAGTGGGATGCCATTATAGAATACCCCGAAAGCCATATTTGTGGTTTCTTTACTGAATGCCTGCGGATCATGTTGTAAAATATCGAAGTATTTTACATAATTATAAGAACCCCAACCTAAGTTATTACCATTGCCATCAATTTCGATATAGCGTAAACCAAAGGCAGGCATTCCCAATACAATCTTATCTTTCGGCAGCAGGCTGACCCAGTTTGCCGCGCAACTGACCATATAATCATAGCTGGAAGATTGCGCTCTTGGCGAACCTGGGCTAACCGCACCATCTTCAAAAGCATGCACATTTACCCAATCCGCAGCCGCAAGATTACCGTATTGACCACGCAGCCAGTTGGTGGCCACCGTGGCCGTTACAATTGATTTTGCCGGCAATGCGGCTTTCAATTCCCTGATCAGGGGCCCTACGGCGGCAATGTTTTTATCGCCATTGATGCTGAGGTCGGTCATCATGATGTCTACACCGTCCATTTTCCTGGCGGTTACATAGGCAACTACCTGTTGAACCAAACTGGCTCTTTTTGCAGGATCAATAATCACCGCACCAAAGTCGTTGCTTTCATACCTCGACCAGCCGTCAATTCCGCTCAGAAATCCAGAAATCCCCATGATGACAGGAGTTTTATTGATGTGCCCTCTGGCTACCAATTCATCAGCAGCGCGGTTGGTTTGTCCAACGGTCACATCCAGTCCATCAGAATTTACCCATCCGCATTTGAAAGCCACATGTGTTACCTTTTCCCAATCTACATCTTTTGCCAATCCTTCTGCCGACAAATACGCCAGCGCCACATTGGTATAAGGTTTAAACGTATAATTACTTGGGTTTACCAGAATACTGGAAGTCCTTGAAGTTGTTTTCCCATCGAAAGAAGCTTCCACACTGATCTTATATTCTCCACCAGCAGTGGGGGTAAAGGTAAATGCAGTATCCGATGACACTATTTTATCGTTCACCTTCCATACTACACTGGCCCGGTCAGATGGGGAGAACTGCAATCCGGTAAATACCGCCGACTGTCCTTCTGCAATGATGCTACTGGCGAGGCGAAAGGCACCGTTTTTATCAAAAATCCTAGGGTAGAATTCCCCTTCATTTCCCGCATCGGCATCGTCTTTCTTGCACCCTGAAAGGATAGAAACACATAGGAAAGCGGATAACAGGATATATTTTATATTGTTCATCTTTTATAAGTTTGGATTAAGAAATTACTGTTTATCCCACCATACACGTTTGGTCCAGTCGTCAAGACCACCGAGTGCCTGCACTGCTTTCGCTACGTTTGCCGCATTCTGTTCGGTCTCTTCTAAAGGATATTCCAATCTTCTCGGGATTTCTTTACTATTGGATTCGGCCATTACTCCAGGAATCAATTTTGGGAAATCTGTTCTTCTCCAATTGGCATACGCTTCCTGTCCGTTAAATATTAAGGCCAGCCA
It contains:
- a CDS encoding GNAT family N-acetyltransferase, which codes for MILLRKGKEKDLPSIQEIAKTTWVPTYNGILSQEQIVYMLEMMYNRGVLLDQLLEGYTFLIAEIESKDVGFASYSKLGDSQETYKLHKLYVLPEVHGLGVGKFLINEIFQQVKAAGGKSLELNVHRDNKSAEFYKKAGFIIKETVDLDVGNGFFMKDYVLEKAI
- a CDS encoding glycosyl hydrolase family 18 protein; the encoded protein is MNNIKYILLSAFLCVSILSGCKKDDADAGNEGEFYPRIFDKNGAFRLASSIIAEGQSAVFTGLQFSPSDRASVVWKVNDKIVSSDTAFTFTPTAGGEYKISVEASFDGKTTSRTSSILVNPSNYTFKPYTNVALAYLSAEGLAKDVDWEKVTHVAFKCGWVNSDGLDVTVGQTNRAADELVARGHINKTPVIMGISGFLSGIDGWSRYESNDFGAVIIDPAKRASLVQQVVAYVTARKMDGVDIMMTDLSINGDKNIAAVGPLIRELKAALPAKSIVTATVATNWLRGQYGNLAAADWVNVHAFEDGAVSPGSPRAQSSSYDYMVSCAANWVSLLPKDKIVLGMPAFGLRYIEIDGNGNNLGWGSYNYVKYFDILQHDPQAFSKETTNMAFGVFYNGIPLIEKKAKYIKSAGFKGAYLWAADYDVLGANSLMGTIAKDLK
- a CDS encoding RNA polymerase sigma factor; translated protein: MDDQQQQIIKNWKLLAEGEKQGLYACFSYFYDDLYRFGLSLYRNPELIKESIQNLFIELWQIREKLKEVNNIQQYVFTIYKRIIFKTNQTFVSSTTGDEVSLDDIEERFISESSYESILIASQEDEHLKKRLLYALSCLTPRQKEIIQLRYFDCLSFKEIAERTSLTERTVYNTLHNAVNVLRELLLFLCLVMSGEQW